The following are encoded in a window of Ensifer adhaerens genomic DNA:
- a CDS encoding ATP-binding protein — MALYPRLVEQRVADALSDTRVVLIVGPRQSGKTTLAKKMANEGMEYYTLDNATILDAARQDPVGFVRGMDRAIIDEIQRAPELLLAIKESVDTDQRPGRFLLTGSANLMTLPRVADSLAGRMEVVRLLPLAQSEIRTAGSSFLRDAFQNEAKAGEPFFGDDLMAAVLAGGYPEALARKTLNRRQDWYADYIQAIVQRDVRDVAQIEQIAQMPRLLRILAEHSGQLVNYSGIGAAIGMNHITTQKYVGIFESLFLARTVQPWFSNKLKRLTKTPKIHFLDSGLLASLRDLSLDRLHGDRGQFGALLETFVFAEILKLASGGQTRFEFSHFRDKQQNEVDIVIEDTRGRIVGIEIKAAASVSNSDFSGLRILAEASGERFVSGMVLYDHHKVVPFGERLSAVPISALWR; from the coding sequence GTGGCGCTGTATCCAAGGCTCGTTGAGCAACGCGTTGCCGACGCCCTGTCAGACACGCGAGTCGTACTGATCGTAGGTCCCAGACAATCAGGAAAAACGACGTTGGCTAAGAAGATGGCCAACGAGGGGATGGAGTATTACACGCTGGATAATGCAACCATCCTGGACGCAGCGCGACAGGATCCCGTTGGCTTTGTAAGAGGTATGGATCGCGCCATCATCGATGAAATTCAGCGCGCGCCCGAACTGCTGTTGGCCATCAAGGAAAGCGTGGATACCGACCAGCGCCCAGGGCGGTTCCTTCTGACCGGTTCAGCCAATCTCATGACGTTGCCACGCGTGGCAGACTCGCTCGCAGGGCGAATGGAGGTTGTTCGATTGCTGCCGCTTGCGCAAAGCGAGATCAGAACCGCCGGCAGCAGCTTCCTGCGCGACGCCTTCCAAAACGAAGCCAAGGCCGGAGAGCCATTCTTCGGAGACGACCTCATGGCTGCGGTTCTGGCCGGTGGATATCCCGAGGCGCTGGCCCGCAAAACCTTGAACCGCAGACAGGACTGGTATGCGGATTATATCCAGGCGATCGTTCAACGCGACGTTCGCGATGTCGCGCAAATCGAGCAGATTGCTCAAATGCCGCGCCTCCTACGCATCCTGGCAGAGCATTCGGGACAGCTCGTCAACTATTCTGGAATTGGCGCGGCCATTGGGATGAACCACATTACAACGCAAAAATATGTCGGCATCTTCGAGAGCCTGTTCCTCGCTCGAACCGTACAACCCTGGTTTTCGAACAAACTAAAACGCCTCACGAAAACACCGAAAATACATTTCCTCGATTCTGGTCTTCTCGCATCCCTTCGTGACCTCTCTCTCGACCGTCTCCACGGCGACAGGGGTCAGTTCGGGGCATTGCTGGAGACTTTCGTTTTTGCCGAGATCCTTAAACTCGCCAGCGGCGGGCAAACCCGCTTCGAGTTTTCGCATTTTCGAGACAAGCAGCAGAACGAAGTCGATATCGTCATCGAAGATACAAGGGGGCGGATCGTCGGTATCGAAATAAAGGCGGCAGCATCCGTCTCGAATTCCGATTTTTCCGGATTGCGAATTTTGGCCGAAGCATCCGGAGAACGGTTTGTTTCGGGCATGGTCTTGTATGACCACCACAAAGTGGTCCCTTTCGGAGAACGTTTGTCCGCTGTGCCAATATCGGCGTTGTGGCGGTAG
- a CDS encoding helix-turn-helix domain-containing protein, with amino-acid sequence MLLRHAKRYIEARLDASTLNIVAICNIVAVSRRTLYRLFETEGGVVHYIQSRRLERIRSILANPRDMRRISDIAADFGFLRGDHFARAFKQQYRQSARELRQSVKSDGRPNTGLAVQAPHAGFDDWIRQLPS; translated from the coding sequence GTGCTACTGCGTCACGCGAAACGTTATATCGAGGCTCGCCTCGACGCCAGCACGCTGAACATCGTTGCGATCTGCAACATTGTCGCCGTATCCCGCCGGACGCTTTATCGCTTGTTCGAAACGGAAGGTGGCGTTGTCCATTACATCCAGAGCCGTCGGCTCGAGCGGATTAGGTCTATTTTGGCCAATCCCAGGGATATGCGCCGCATCTCCGACATTGCGGCCGACTTCGGATTTTTGAGAGGCGATCATTTCGCCCGCGCCTTCAAACAGCAGTACAGGCAAAGCGCACGGGAGCTTAGGCAATCGGTGAAATCAGACGGACGACCGAATACGGGTCTGGCGGTACAGGCCCCACACGCTGGATTCGACGATTGGATAAGGCAACTTCCGTCATAG
- a CDS encoding IS30 family transposase, with protein sequence MLIFERDFGNANLISLAERKSLYTVMIKNPSRRSRPIMDKIIETFSPLPAFARQSFTFDRGTEFAALGLWKMASARGAGSATPVRRGGKVRWKNANKRSRRFTPSDTDLTAVTQQ encoded by the coding sequence TTGTTGATCTTCGAACGTGATTTCGGCAACGCCAACCTGATCTCGTTGGCCGAGCGCAAAAGCCTCTACACCGTGATGATCAAGAATCCGAGCCGGCGCTCGAGACCGATCATGGACAAGATCATCGAAACGTTCTCACCTTTGCCAGCCTTTGCCCGGCAGAGTTTCACCTTTGATCGCGGCACGGAGTTCGCCGCTTTAGGGCTTTGGAAGATGGCATCGGCGCGCGGAGCTGGTTCTGCGACCCCAGTGCGCCGTGGCGGAAAGGTGCGGTGGAAAAACGCCAACAAGCGCAGCCGCCGCTTCACGCCCAGCGATACCGATCTCACCGCCGTCACCCAGCAATAG